Part of the Devosia sp. SL43 genome, GCCCTTACAGTGGCTTTGCTTGGCTTTCAGGGCTATCTCGGCTTTTCAGCGATCGGTGGTCAGTTCGGCATTGAGAACCGCACGCAGATCATGCTCGATATCGATCAGCTCAAGGGCAAGTCGGCTGCACTTCAGGCCGAGATCGACGCCTACCGACATCGTGCCACGCTGATGGATACCCGCCGGCTTGATCCCGATATAGTCACGGAACGGGCACGCGCCATGCTGAACATGGCCAATGCGGACGACGTGATCGTCATGGTCGACCCGCATACTGGTGAACCACTTTCCGGTAAATTCCGTGAATTAGCCTCAGATGAGTTAATGCAACTTATCGAAGCGGATTCAACGCTTTAGTCGGCGCCCATCGCTCCAGTGGAGCATTGCTTTCCGTCCATCGCTTGCACTATGATGCGCAACTGTGGCCAACTCGGGCCAAGCGGCAAATCCATTTCGATGCGGAGCGTTCCCCATGGCGCGTAAGGCTGTGGCCACCAAGGCCAAGACGCAATCCAATGTCCCTCAGTTTACCGGGGAACAAGACCTCGAAGCCTACCGCGAAATGCTGCTGATCCGGCGTTTCGAGGAAAAGGCCGGCCAGATGTATGGCATGGGTCTGATCGGCGGCTTCTGCCACCTCTATATCGGCCAGGAAGCCGTGGTCACCGGCATCACCATGGCCAGTGAGAAGGGCAAGGACGCCCAGATCACCGGCTATCGCGACCACGGACACATGCTGGTCATGGGCCTCGACCCCAAGGGCGTTATGGCCGAGCTGACCGGCCGCGAAGGTGGCCTCAGCCGCGGCAAGGGCGGCTCGATGCACATGTTCTCCAACGAACACCGCTTCTATGGCGGCAACGGCATTGTCGGCGCCCAGGCGTCGCTCGGTACGGGCCTGGCCTTCGCCGCCAAGTACAAAGGCGACGGTTCGGTGTCGCTGGCCTATTTCGGCGACGGCGCGGCCAACCAGGGCCAGGTCTACGAGAGCTTCAACATGGCCAAGCTGTGGAAGCTGCCGGTCGTGTTTGTCATCGAAAACAACAAATACGCCATGGGCACCTCGATCGAGCGTGCTTCGGCGACGACCGATTTCTCCCAGCGCGGCGCTTCGTTCGACATTCCAGGCGAACAGGTCGACGGCATGGACGTTCGCATGGTCTATGACGCTGCCCGGCGCGCCATCGAGCATGCCCGCTCGGGCAAGGGCCCGTATATCCTCGAAATGCTGACCTACCGCTATCGCGGTCACTCCATGTCCGACCCGGCGAAGTATCGCTCCAAGGACGAAGTGACCAAGTATC contains:
- the pdhA gene encoding pyruvate dehydrogenase (acetyl-transferring) E1 component subunit alpha, with translation MARKAVATKAKTQSNVPQFTGEQDLEAYREMLLIRRFEEKAGQMYGMGLIGGFCHLYIGQEAVVTGITMASEKGKDAQITGYRDHGHMLVMGLDPKGVMAELTGREGGLSRGKGGSMHMFSNEHRFYGGNGIVGAQASLGTGLAFAAKYKGDGSVSLAYFGDGAANQGQVYESFNMAKLWKLPVVFVIENNKYAMGTSIERASATTDFSQRGASFDIPGEQVDGMDVRMVYDAARRAIEHARSGKGPYILEMLTYRYRGHSMSDPAKYRSKDEVTKYRQERDPIEQVKARLIESGAQTEETLKAIENDIRAIVTAAADFATENPEPDASELWTDITVSA
- a CDS encoding FtsB family cell division protein, which translates into the protein MPTRLKRPAIWRPLALTVALLGFQGYLGFSAIGGQFGIENRTQIMLDIDQLKGKSAALQAEIDAYRHRATLMDTRRLDPDIVTERARAMLNMANADDVIVMVDPHTGEPLSGKFRELASDELMQLIEADSTL